A genomic segment from Myxococcota bacterium encodes:
- a CDS encoding HAMP domain-containing sensor histidine kinase, giving the protein MLDAVRSFFAPPISADLDQGTQKLAWLVRLRWIALLAQVGTIQPALHFGLLEPAKLPAFVAVIGVLATLNVTTWGWLRRGGSATQPHVMFQLAIDAAALSLLLALTGGAWNPLAPILFVHAVLGSLLLEGRTSLYFFGLLIGCLLFIQGFAFIPAGLRGRLVPGEILLPAQMLFAVVFWILTAWLSRTLSAMQGRFSAFRERKTRIDRLRAVGALAAGLSHEFATPLNTAQVKLRRLARVHGLEGDADLATATEALERCGEVLRHMAGSQLRPEGLSLDEIDIDRLVERVCRSFAGANEGASVRFLATGRSPRRALVPAVAFSQAVLNLIDNAVQAGGADGGVEVVVGRRGNTVEVSVLDRGAGWPDVVRRHLGEPFVTTKPHGVGLGLYYVHTLAQALGAELVLEDRSSGGAIARITLPAAEPSAPVAAAPGVEAAEVAT; this is encoded by the coding sequence GTGCTCGACGCCGTCCGCTCCTTCTTCGCGCCGCCGATCTCGGCCGACCTCGACCAGGGGACGCAGAAGCTCGCCTGGCTCGTGCGTCTGCGCTGGATCGCGCTGCTCGCGCAGGTCGGCACGATCCAGCCCGCGCTGCACTTCGGCCTGCTCGAGCCCGCCAAGCTTCCGGCCTTCGTCGCCGTGATCGGCGTGCTCGCGACGCTCAACGTGACGACGTGGGGATGGCTGCGCCGCGGCGGCAGCGCGACGCAGCCCCACGTGATGTTCCAGCTCGCGATCGACGCGGCCGCGCTGTCGCTCCTGCTCGCGCTGACGGGCGGCGCGTGGAACCCGCTCGCTCCCATCCTGTTCGTGCACGCGGTGCTCGGCTCGCTGCTGCTCGAGGGTCGCACGAGCCTCTACTTCTTCGGGCTGCTGATCGGCTGTCTGCTCTTCATCCAGGGCTTCGCGTTCATCCCGGCGGGCCTGCGCGGGCGGCTCGTTCCCGGCGAGATCCTGCTGCCCGCACAGATGCTGTTCGCGGTCGTGTTCTGGATCCTCACGGCGTGGCTCTCGCGCACGCTCTCCGCCATGCAGGGGCGCTTCTCGGCCTTCCGCGAACGCAAGACGCGCATCGACCGGCTGCGCGCCGTCGGCGCGCTCGCCGCCGGCCTGTCGCACGAGTTCGCGACGCCGCTCAACACCGCACAGGTGAAGCTGCGGCGCCTCGCGCGCGTGCACGGCCTCGAGGGCGACGCCGACCTCGCGACCGCCACCGAGGCGCTCGAGCGCTGCGGCGAAGTGCTGCGGCACATGGCGGGCTCGCAGCTGCGGCCCGAGGGGCTCTCGCTCGACGAGATCGACATCGACCGCCTCGTCGAGCGCGTGTGCCGCAGCTTCGCGGGCGCGAACGAGGGCGCGTCGGTGCGCTTCCTCGCGACCGGCCGCTCGCCGCGGCGCGCGCTCGTCCCGGCCGTCGCGTTCTCGCAGGCCGTGCTCAACCTGATCGACAACGCCGTGCAGGCGGGCGGTGCGGACGGCGGCGTCGAGGTGGTCGTCGGGCGGCGCGGCAACACGGTCGAGGTCTCCGTGCTCGATCGCGGCGCCGGCTGGCCCGACGTCGTGCGCCGCCACCTCGGCGAGCCCTTCGTCACGACGAAGCCGCACGGCGTCGGCCTCGGCCTCTACTACGTCCACACGCTCGCGCAGGCGCTCGGCGCCGAGCTCGTCCTCGAGGACCGCAGCTCGGGCGGCGCCATCGCGCGCATCACGCTGCCCGCCGCCGAGCCGAGCGCGCCCGTCGCCGCGGCTCCCGGCGTCGAGGCCGCCGAGGTCGCGACGTGA
- a CDS encoding glycerophosphodiester phosphodiesterase family protein: MAMRGGAGSERATRARRALASAPLAAAVAALACAASPQPAPPRATEVATPFHVIGHRGAAAYAPENTRAGVAAARALGAPAVELDVQRSRDGALVLFHDATLDAKTPLRGRVAEHDLAALLAADIGTWFDATHPDAPRRHAGEPLAALGDVLDANGRALAYHLEIKSDDPAIPAELVAAVRARGLADVVTVTSFDRAQLDRVRAIAPEAPLCWLVRDDGTNLPGASERERRALLADQRARVDEAAASGFAQVGLRAGALSREIVDYARVERGLEVRAWGVRSTADMEHAIAVGANGMTIDWPDRLLARLRELGVDARAGALTEDAR, from the coding sequence ATGGCGATGCGAGGCGGAGCGGGGAGCGAGCGCGCGACGCGAGCGCGCCGCGCGCTCGCATCCGCGCCGCTCGCGGCGGCGGTGGCCGCACTCGCCTGCGCGGCCTCGCCGCAACCGGCGCCGCCCCGCGCGACGGAGGTCGCCACGCCCTTCCACGTCATCGGTCACCGCGGCGCCGCCGCCTACGCTCCCGAGAACACGCGCGCGGGCGTCGCGGCCGCGCGCGCGCTCGGCGCGCCCGCCGTCGAGCTCGACGTGCAGCGGAGTCGCGACGGCGCGCTCGTGCTCTTCCACGACGCGACGCTCGACGCGAAGACGCCGCTTCGCGGACGCGTCGCCGAGCACGATCTCGCCGCACTGCTCGCCGCGGACATCGGCACCTGGTTCGACGCGACGCATCCCGACGCGCCGCGCCGCCACGCGGGCGAGCCGCTCGCCGCGCTCGGCGACGTGCTCGACGCGAACGGCCGCGCGCTCGCCTATCACCTCGAGATCAAGAGCGACGACCCGGCGATCCCCGCCGAGCTCGTCGCCGCGGTGCGCGCGCGCGGGCTCGCGGACGTCGTCACCGTCACGTCGTTCGATCGCGCGCAGCTCGACCGCGTGCGCGCGATCGCGCCCGAGGCCCCGCTCTGCTGGCTCGTGCGCGACGACGGGACGAACCTGCCCGGCGCGAGCGAGCGCGAGCGGCGCGCGCTGCTCGCCGACCAGCGCGCGCGCGTCGACGAGGCGGCCGCGAGCGGCTTCGCGCAGGTCGGGCTGCGCGCCGGCGCGCTCTCGCGCGAGATCGTCGACTACGCGCGCGTCGAGCGCGGGCTCGAGGTGCGGGCCTGGGGCGTGCGCTCGACGGCCGACATGGAGCACGCGATCGCCGTCGGAGCGAACGGCATGACGATCGACTGGCCCGATCGCCTGCTCGCGCGGCTGCGCGAGCTCGGCGTGGACGCGCGCGCGGGCGCGCTCACGGAGGATGCGCGATGA
- a CDS encoding nitroreductase family deazaflavin-dependent oxidoreductase → MKLDRVRRRLERAWNCGLTTVGRRSGAPRRVTIWFALDGDDVVLTGGPEGPHWVRNLAARSDAVLEIAGVRLVGRARVVDDAAEQEAIRDRFVRRYLGARLSKLFGGYTRSTCVRVAIDRVEDARA, encoded by the coding sequence ATGAAGCTCGACCGGGTGAGGCGGCGCCTCGAGCGCGCGTGGAACTGCGGGCTCACGACCGTGGGGCGCCGCAGCGGCGCGCCGCGCCGCGTCACGATCTGGTTCGCGCTCGACGGCGACGACGTCGTGCTGACCGGCGGGCCGGAGGGACCGCACTGGGTGCGCAACCTCGCCGCGCGCTCCGACGCGGTGCTCGAGATCGCGGGCGTGCGGCTCGTCGGGCGCGCGCGCGTCGTCGACGACGCGGCAGAGCAGGAGGCGATCCGCGATCGGTTCGTGCGCCGCTATCTCGGCGCGCGCCTCTCGAAGCTCTTCGGGGGCTACACGCGCTCGACGTGCGTGCGCGTCGCGATCGACCGCGTCGAGGACGCGCGCGCCTAG
- a CDS encoding response regulator, which yields MSDDAPHVLLVEDDDRFAETLAAEFHDRGYAVSRAASLEELARLDVSGVGYAVVDLRLRSDSGLDAVATIKEHSPHARIVMLTGYGSIATAVAATKRGATQYLTKPVEIEELERALLSDDEDAAEIPDQFQSLDRHEREYIEWVLAQCGGNISQAARRLGLHRQSLQRKLRKFTPLA from the coding sequence GTGAGCGACGACGCGCCGCACGTACTGCTCGTCGAGGACGACGACCGCTTCGCCGAGACGCTCGCCGCCGAGTTCCACGACCGCGGCTACGCCGTCTCGCGCGCCGCGAGCCTCGAGGAGCTCGCCCGCCTCGACGTGTCGGGCGTCGGCTATGCCGTCGTCGACCTGCGCCTGCGCAGCGACTCGGGGCTCGACGCCGTGGCGACGATCAAGGAGCACTCGCCGCACGCGCGCATCGTGATGCTGACGGGCTACGGGAGCATCGCGACCGCCGTCGCGGCGACGAAGCGCGGCGCGACGCAGTACCTGACGAAGCCGGTCGAGATCGAGGAGCTCGAGCGCGCGCTCCTGTCCGACGACGAGGACGCGGCCGAGATCCCCGACCAGTTCCAGAGCCTCGACCGCCACGAGCGCGAGTACATCGAGTGGGTGCTCGCGCAGTGCGGCGGCAACATCAGCCAGGCGGCGCGGCGTCTCGGCCTCCACCGGCAGAGCCTGCAGCGCAAGCTGCGCAAGTTCACACCGCTCGCCTAG
- a CDS encoding SDR family oxidoreductase: MQAMRRFEDKAVIVTGAASGIGLATALRLADEGASLALLDVSGAGLESAAKECEARGAAVWTRVVDLADAAGARAAVGEAIARLGRLDVLCNVAGVLHAHHSHELPLEEWHRILAVNLTGAFVATQAALPALLEARGNIVNVSSTAALAGHPYMLAYAASKGGLLAMTTTLAIEYGKKGLRVNAICPGGILTPIRNVRIPKDADFSLMARISPLDEARPPETCASVIAFLASDDAAHINGEHVRVDGATLS, from the coding sequence ATGCAGGCGATGCGACGCTTCGAGGACAAGGCCGTGATCGTGACGGGAGCCGCGTCGGGCATCGGGCTCGCGACGGCGCTCCGGCTCGCCGACGAGGGCGCGTCGCTCGCGCTCCTCGACGTGAGCGGCGCCGGGCTCGAGAGCGCAGCGAAGGAGTGCGAGGCGCGCGGCGCCGCGGTGTGGACGCGCGTCGTCGACCTCGCGGACGCGGCCGGTGCGCGCGCCGCCGTCGGCGAGGCCATCGCGCGGCTCGGCCGGCTCGACGTGCTGTGCAACGTCGCCGGCGTGCTGCACGCGCACCACAGCCACGAGCTCCCGCTCGAGGAGTGGCATCGCATCCTCGCCGTCAACCTGACGGGTGCCTTCGTCGCCACGCAGGCCGCGCTGCCCGCGCTGCTCGAAGCGCGCGGCAACATCGTCAACGTCTCGTCGACGGCCGCGCTGGCGGGCCACCCGTACATGCTCGCCTACGCCGCGTCGAAGGGCGGCCTCCTCGCGATGACGACGACGCTGGCCATCGAATACGGGAAGAAGGGCCTGCGCGTGAACGCCATCTGTCCGGGCGGGATCCTCACGCCGATCCGCAACGTGCGCATTCCCAAGGACGCCGACTTCTCGCTGATGGCGCGCATCTCGCCGCTCGACGAAGCGCGCCCGCCCGAGACCTGCGCGAGCGTGATCGCGTTCCTCGCGTCCGACGACGCGGCGCACATCAACGGCGAACACGTGCGCGTCGACGGCGCGACGCTGAGCTGA
- a CDS encoding thiolase family protein, which yields MEKLESRAVISGIGQSDVGRRLDRDPLALTADACLAAIEDAGLRREDIDGLSTYPGMMTAGGPGFSGAGVTEVQDMLRLRLSWFNGGPEQPGQLGSVIDAAAAVATGLARHVLCFRTVWESTAQGAGRRAGIGASGGGGFRASGALQWTLPFGAASAACWIAMFAQRHFHEYGTTREQLAQIALNARRNAARNPKAIFREPLTLEDYLGARMISEPFGLYDCDVPCDGATAVVVSHVETERDLRKPALGIESVGCALRGRPSWDQFDDLTTMATRDAAAMLWERTDLRPSDVDVAECYDGFSFIALSWLEELGFCGRGEGGAFVEGGARIALDGEIPLNTHGGQLSAGRLHGYGFLHEACVQLWGEGGERQVPGDPRIAVAAAGGGPLGGALLLARR from the coding sequence GTGGAGAAGCTCGAGTCGCGCGCGGTGATCAGCGGCATCGGCCAGTCGGACGTCGGCCGCCGTCTCGATCGCGACCCGCTCGCGCTCACGGCCGACGCGTGCCTCGCGGCGATCGAGGACGCGGGTCTGCGGCGCGAGGACATCGACGGCCTGTCGACCTATCCGGGAATGATGACCGCGGGCGGGCCGGGCTTCTCGGGCGCGGGCGTCACCGAGGTGCAGGACATGCTGCGCCTGCGCCTCTCGTGGTTCAACGGCGGGCCCGAGCAGCCCGGGCAGCTCGGCAGCGTGATCGATGCGGCCGCGGCCGTCGCGACCGGGCTCGCGCGGCACGTGCTGTGCTTCCGCACGGTGTGGGAGTCGACGGCGCAGGGAGCGGGCCGGCGCGCGGGCATCGGCGCGAGCGGGGGCGGCGGCTTCCGCGCGTCGGGCGCGCTGCAGTGGACGCTCCCGTTCGGCGCCGCATCCGCGGCGTGCTGGATCGCGATGTTCGCGCAGCGTCACTTCCACGAGTACGGCACGACGCGCGAGCAGCTCGCGCAGATCGCGCTCAACGCGCGCCGCAACGCCGCGCGCAACCCGAAGGCGATCTTCCGCGAGCCGCTCACGCTCGAGGACTATCTCGGCGCGCGCATGATCAGCGAGCCGTTCGGCCTCTACGACTGCGACGTCCCGTGCGACGGCGCGACGGCAGTCGTCGTGTCGCACGTCGAGACGGAGCGCGACCTGCGCAAGCCGGCGCTCGGGATCGAATCCGTCGGCTGTGCGCTGCGCGGGCGGCCGTCGTGGGACCAGTTCGACGACCTGACGACCATGGCGACGCGCGACGCGGCCGCGATGCTGTGGGAGCGCACCGACCTGCGGCCCTCCGACGTCGACGTCGCCGAGTGCTACGACGGCTTCAGCTTCATCGCGCTCTCGTGGCTCGAGGAGCTCGGGTTCTGCGGGCGCGGCGAGGGCGGTGCGTTCGTCGAGGGTGGCGCGCGGATCGCGCTCGACGGGGAGATCCCGCTCAACACGCACGGCGGCCAGCTCTCGGCCGGGCGCCTGCACGGCTACGGCTTCCTGCACGAGGCGTGCGTGCAGCTGTGGGGCGAGGGCGGAGAGCGCCAGGTGCCGGGCGATCCGCGCATCGCGGTCGCGGCCGCGGGCGGCGGCCCGCTCGGCGGAGCGCTGCTGCTCGCCCGACGTTAG
- a CDS encoding OB-fold domain-containing protein, with amino-acid sequence MPLRRPDPAAETSEPFRILPAVGPENEHFWRGGADGRLHLLRCEACRAFVHPPAPVCGACLGRALAVEAVSGRAHLLTYTVNHHPWIPGFEPPYVVAIVELVEQTGLRLTTNLVGVEPADVRIGMALRVVFERRAGDVYLPLFEPDEAPDATARAEARG; translated from the coding sequence GTGCCGCTCCGCCGCCCCGACCCCGCCGCCGAGACGTCCGAGCCCTTCCGGATCCTTCCCGCCGTCGGGCCCGAGAACGAGCACTTCTGGCGCGGCGGCGCCGACGGCCGTCTGCACCTGCTGCGCTGCGAAGCGTGTCGCGCCTTCGTGCACCCGCCGGCGCCCGTGTGCGGCGCATGCCTCGGGCGCGCGCTCGCGGTCGAGGCGGTCTCGGGGCGCGCGCACCTGCTCACCTACACGGTGAACCACCATCCGTGGATCCCGGGCTTCGAGCCGCCCTACGTGGTCGCGATCGTCGAGCTCGTCGAGCAGACGGGGCTGCGGCTCACGACGAACCTCGTCGGCGTCGAGCCGGCCGACGTGCGCATCGGCATGGCGCTGCGCGTCGTGTTCGAGCGGCGCGCGGGCGACGTGTACCTGCCGCTCTTCGAGCCCGACGAAGCTCCGGACGCCACCGCTCGCGCGGAGGCGCGCGGCTGA
- a CDS encoding peptidylprolyl isomerase — translation MSNAPEDTPADRRARRWLALGATAGLALAAASIVGERPDAGDLPPGAVARVGDAVIRTEEYQRLVAGLESDRREPVDGALRRHVLDRMIDEELLVQRAVELGLVDVDRRVRADLTTSMIQSIVDDAEEHDATARELERFYEANREFFASAGRLHVRQVFFRRGAATGPGGASADDGASPDARAARAAERLAAGEPFERVRDELGDAEISPLPDVLLPPLKLREYVGPTALRAAMELAPGGVSAPVRSGTGVHVLVLVEREDAHVPPFDEIEEQVRAEWRRRRGDDALRAYLDGLREDVDVIARDVEDDATWLELAHGSSGGTGR, via the coding sequence TTGAGCAACGCGCCCGAGGACACGCCCGCCGATCGCCGAGCCCGGCGCTGGCTCGCTCTCGGGGCCACCGCGGGGCTCGCGCTCGCCGCGGCCAGCATCGTGGGCGAGCGCCCCGATGCGGGCGACCTCCCGCCCGGCGCGGTCGCGCGCGTCGGCGACGCGGTGATCCGCACCGAGGAGTACCAGCGGCTCGTGGCCGGGCTCGAGAGCGACCGGCGCGAGCCCGTCGACGGCGCGCTGCGCCGCCACGTGCTCGACCGCATGATCGACGAGGAGCTGCTCGTGCAGCGCGCCGTCGAGCTCGGCCTCGTCGACGTCGACCGCCGCGTGCGGGCGGACCTCACGACCTCGATGATCCAGTCGATCGTCGACGACGCGGAGGAGCACGACGCGACCGCCCGCGAGCTCGAGCGCTTCTACGAGGCGAATCGCGAGTTCTTCGCGTCGGCCGGGCGGCTGCACGTGCGCCAGGTCTTCTTCCGCCGCGGCGCGGCGACCGGGCCCGGCGGCGCGAGCGCGGACGACGGGGCGAGCCCGGACGCGCGCGCCGCGCGCGCCGCCGAGCGCCTCGCGGCCGGCGAGCCCTTCGAGCGCGTGCGCGACGAGCTCGGCGATGCCGAGATCTCGCCGCTCCCCGACGTGCTCCTGCCGCCGCTCAAGCTCCGCGAGTACGTCGGCCCGACGGCGCTGCGCGCGGCGATGGAGCTCGCGCCGGGCGGAGTGAGCGCGCCGGTGCGCTCGGGCACGGGCGTGCACGTTCTCGTGCTCGTCGAGCGCGAGGACGCGCACGTGCCGCCCTTCGACGAGATCGAGGAGCAGGTGCGCGCGGAGTGGCGGCGGCGGCGCGGCGACGACGCGCTCCGCGCCTACCTCGACGGCCTGCGCGAGGACGTCGACGTGATCGCACGCGACGTCGAGGACGACGCGACGTGGCTCGAGCTCGCCCACGGCTCGAGCGGAGGTACAGGACGGTGA
- a CDS encoding CaiB/BaiF CoA-transferase family protein gives MAGPLHGLKLIEIVGIGPAPFASMLLADLGAEVLRVDRAKGTAFLRGDGSPFDFLGRNRRSVAVDLKHPKGVETVLRLVDGADGLVEGFRPGVAERLGIGPDVCLARNPRLVYGRMTGWGQTGPWANAVGHDLNYIALTGALHAIGTAGGPPVPPLNLVGDFGGGGLWLAYGMCAAFVERATSGKGQVVDAAMIDGATTLMASIHGAAQTGFWSEERGTNMLDGGSHFYNVYATKDGKWMSIGSIEPQFYAELLRCLGLEGEELPAQMDAAAWPAMKERFAAIFRTRTRDEWCAVFEGREVCAAPVLAMREAPAHPHNAARGTFVEFHGAQAPAPGPRFSRTPGELRTISCAPGAHTDEALAAWGFGRDEIDALREAGAVG, from the coding sequence ATGGCCGGGCCGCTGCACGGGCTCAAGCTGATCGAGATCGTCGGCATCGGGCCGGCGCCGTTCGCGTCGATGCTGCTCGCCGATCTCGGCGCCGAGGTGCTGCGTGTCGATCGCGCGAAGGGCACGGCGTTCCTGCGTGGCGACGGGTCGCCGTTCGACTTCCTCGGCCGCAACCGCCGGAGCGTCGCCGTCGACCTCAAGCATCCGAAGGGCGTCGAGACGGTGCTGCGGCTCGTCGACGGCGCGGACGGCCTCGTCGAAGGCTTCCGCCCGGGCGTCGCCGAGCGGCTCGGCATCGGGCCCGACGTCTGCCTCGCGCGCAATCCGCGCCTCGTGTACGGACGCATGACGGGCTGGGGGCAGACGGGCCCCTGGGCGAACGCGGTCGGCCACGACCTCAACTACATCGCGCTCACCGGGGCGCTCCACGCGATCGGCACGGCGGGCGGGCCGCCCGTGCCGCCGCTCAACCTCGTCGGCGACTTCGGCGGCGGCGGCCTGTGGCTCGCGTACGGCATGTGCGCGGCCTTCGTCGAGCGCGCCACGTCGGGGAAGGGGCAGGTGGTCGACGCGGCGATGATCGACGGAGCGACGACGCTCATGGCCTCGATCCACGGCGCCGCGCAGACGGGCTTCTGGAGCGAGGAGCGCGGCACCAACATGCTCGACGGCGGCTCGCACTTCTACAACGTCTACGCGACGAAGGACGGGAAGTGGATGTCCATCGGCTCGATCGAGCCGCAGTTCTACGCGGAGCTGCTGCGCTGCCTCGGGCTCGAGGGCGAGGAGCTGCCCGCGCAGATGGACGCCGCCGCGTGGCCGGCGATGAAGGAGCGCTTCGCGGCGATCTTCCGCACGCGCACGCGCGACGAGTGGTGCGCGGTGTTCGAGGGGCGCGAGGTGTGCGCGGCGCCCGTGCTCGCGATGCGCGAGGCGCCCGCGCACCCGCACAACGCGGCGCGCGGCACGTTCGTCGAGTTCCACGGCGCGCAGGCGCCGGCGCCCGGCCCGCGCTTCAGCCGCACGCCGGGCGAGCTGCGCACGATCTCGTGCGCGCCGGGCGCGCACACGGACGAGGCGCTCGCCGCGTGGGGGTTCGGCCGGGACGAGATCGACGCGCTCCGAGAGGCGGGCGCCGTCGGCTGA
- a CDS encoding glutathione S-transferase family protein has translation MSERPYLFHAADISYFSGKVRPALRYKGIRYAEVLPDFADIRKRTGLHFIPVVVTPDDDTWQDTSDILDRLEAAHPQPPLYPTTPVQRVVSFLFELYADEFLVLPAMHYRWNFEESELKARGDFAAIQDDAARADAFADTMKGSLPFLGVSDATIVPIETHLDDLLTALENHFGEHRYLLGDRPSLADCALMGPMYAHLYLDAVPGRIVREYHRVANWVERMNHPVPGDAGKWCARDALPKTLRPVLELIGHDAVPWVADGVAAIEAFAKKELPDGGAPPRIVGRVESTLRGRTTERAVQAYTLYMAQRPIDAYRALAKAERAKVDAALRGTGCGALFELHLPRRMGKDGFELVLS, from the coding sequence GTGAGCGAGCGACCCTATCTCTTCCACGCGGCCGACATCTCGTACTTCTCGGGCAAGGTGAGGCCCGCGCTCCGCTACAAGGGCATCCGCTACGCCGAGGTGCTCCCCGACTTCGCCGACATCCGGAAGCGCACCGGGCTCCATTTCATTCCCGTCGTCGTGACGCCCGACGACGATACGTGGCAGGACACGAGCGACATCCTCGACCGCCTCGAAGCCGCGCACCCGCAGCCGCCGCTCTATCCGACGACGCCCGTGCAGCGCGTCGTGTCCTTCCTCTTCGAGCTCTACGCCGACGAGTTCCTCGTGCTGCCGGCGATGCACTACCGCTGGAACTTCGAGGAGAGCGAGCTCAAGGCGCGCGGCGACTTCGCGGCCATCCAGGACGACGCCGCGCGCGCGGACGCGTTCGCCGACACGATGAAGGGGTCGCTCCCGTTCCTCGGCGTCAGCGACGCGACGATCGTGCCGATCGAGACGCACCTCGACGACCTGCTCACCGCGCTCGAGAACCACTTCGGCGAGCATCGCTACCTGCTCGGCGACCGCCCGTCGCTCGCCGACTGCGCGCTGATGGGCCCGATGTACGCGCACCTCTACCTCGATGCGGTGCCCGGGCGCATCGTGCGCGAGTACCACCGCGTCGCGAACTGGGTCGAGCGCATGAACCACCCGGTGCCCGGCGACGCGGGCAAGTGGTGCGCGCGCGACGCGCTCCCGAAGACGCTGCGCCCGGTGCTCGAGCTGATCGGCCACGACGCCGTGCCGTGGGTGGCCGACGGCGTCGCGGCGATCGAGGCGTTCGCGAAGAAGGAGCTGCCCGACGGCGGCGCGCCGCCGCGCATCGTCGGCCGCGTCGAGTCGACGCTCCGCGGCCGCACGACCGAGCGCGCCGTGCAGGCCTACACGCTCTACATGGCGCAGCGCCCGATCGACGCCTACCGCGCGCTCGCGAAGGCCGAGCGCGCGAAGGTGGACGCGGCGCTCCGGGGCACGGGCTGCGGCGCGCTCTTCGAGCTGCACCTCCCGCGCCGCATGGGCAAGGACGGCTTCGAGCTCGTGCTGTCGTGA
- a CDS encoding nuclear transport factor 2 family protein — protein MSKFSRGEVEEAWRNFVAVGDSGDWNAWADLHSIDGRWVEHHLGTFVGREAIRKAIVDVMKPVPMMEFPVGWHVIEGSRVVYYPWQVLPDPNDRGDDYRFGCVTILEYAGDGLWSYQEDLYNPREAEEVMKRWMAAGGKLATPAA, from the coding sequence ATGTCGAAGTTCTCGCGCGGTGAAGTCGAGGAGGCGTGGCGCAACTTCGTCGCCGTCGGCGACAGCGGCGACTGGAACGCCTGGGCCGACCTGCACAGTATCGACGGCCGCTGGGTCGAGCACCACCTCGGCACGTTCGTCGGGCGCGAGGCGATCCGCAAGGCGATCGTCGACGTGATGAAGCCCGTCCCGATGATGGAGTTCCCGGTCGGCTGGCACGTGATCGAAGGCTCGCGCGTCGTCTACTACCCGTGGCAGGTGCTGCCCGACCCGAACGACCGCGGCGACGACTACCGCTTCGGCTGCGTCACGATCCTCGAGTACGCGGGCGACGGGCTGTGGTCCTACCAGGAGGATCTGTACAACCCGCGCGAGGCGGAAGAGGTGATGAAGCGCTGGATGGCCGCGGGCGGGAAGCTCGCGACGCCGGCCGCGTGA
- a CDS encoding M48 family metallopeptidase, which translates to MRPTTSALATCLALASALACETSSTGRHQLILVSDAELEMQANAAYDQMRAELPISKDAAKTNYVLCVSNAVTAVLPSSAPVRWDVTLFENEAANAFALPGAKIGVYTGLLDVAANQHQLAAVIGHEIAHVLERHANERASGNIAAGTAVLIGTEVLAGGKSAETKDATQQVLGAGIQVVGILPYSRAHESEADVLGLDLMARAGFDPREAPKLWENMAAASQGAPPEFLSTHPSHGTRIADLQKRLATAMPLYEQARAAGRRPACKKP; encoded by the coding sequence ATGCGCCCCACGACGTCCGCGCTCGCCACCTGCCTCGCCCTCGCGAGCGCCCTCGCCTGTGAGACCTCGTCGACCGGCCGTCACCAGCTGATCCTCGTCTCGGACGCCGAGCTCGAGATGCAGGCCAACGCCGCCTACGACCAGATGCGCGCCGAGCTCCCCATCTCGAAGGACGCGGCGAAGACGAACTACGTGCTCTGCGTGTCGAACGCCGTGACGGCCGTGCTGCCGTCGAGCGCGCCCGTGCGCTGGGACGTGACGCTCTTCGAGAACGAGGCCGCGAACGCGTTCGCACTCCCGGGCGCGAAGATCGGCGTCTACACCGGGCTGCTCGACGTCGCCGCCAACCAGCACCAGCTCGCGGCGGTGATCGGGCACGAGATCGCGCACGTGCTCGAGCGCCACGCGAACGAGCGCGCCTCGGGCAACATCGCGGCCGGCACGGCGGTGCTGATCGGGACCGAGGTGCTCGCGGGCGGGAAGTCGGCCGAGACGAAGGACGCGACGCAGCAGGTGCTCGGCGCCGGCATCCAGGTGGTGGGCATCCTCCCGTACAGCCGCGCGCACGAATCCGAGGCGGACGTGCTCGGACTCGACCTCATGGCGCGCGCCGGGTTCGACCCGCGCGAGGCGCCGAAGCTGTGGGAGAACATGGCGGCCGCGAGCCAGGGCGCACCGCCGGAGTTCCTGTCGACGCACCCCTCGCACGGCACGCGCATCGCCGACCTGCAGAAGCGCCTCGCGACCGCGATGCCGCTCTACGAGCAGGCGCGCGCTGCGGGCCGCCGCCCCGCGTGCAAGAAGCCCTGA